From the Luteolibacter arcticus genome, one window contains:
- a CDS encoding GNAT family N-acetyltransferase, protein MTIVEFAHGSPGYLELVRLRDLHLRQPIGLRLRDEDCVGEEGHRHFALMEDDLILGGLIANPLGSGSAKLRQMWIDPNQRGQGLGQELLEEVEQRLASEGVRHFVLHSRENAAGFYRNSGYHAVGGIFTEVGRPHLKMEKRLE, encoded by the coding sequence ATGACTATCGTCGAATTCGCCCACGGCAGCCCCGGTTATTTGGAACTCGTCCGGCTTCGCGACCTCCACCTGCGCCAACCAATTGGCTTGCGCCTGCGCGATGAGGATTGCGTGGGCGAGGAAGGGCACCGCCACTTCGCCCTGATGGAGGACGACCTTATTCTGGGCGGCCTGATTGCCAATCCCCTCGGCTCGGGCTCCGCAAAGCTCCGGCAGATGTGGATCGATCCAAACCAGCGCGGCCAAGGCCTCGGCCAAGAGCTGTTAGAGGAGGTGGAACAGCGGCTCGCCTCGGAAGGCGTGCGCCATTTCGTGCTGCATTCCCGGGAGAACGCAGCCGGCTTCTACCGCAACAGCGGCTACCACGCGGTGGGCGGCATTTTCACGGAAGTCGGCCGGCCTCACCTGAAAATGGAGAAGCGACTGGAGTAG
- a CDS encoding beta strand repeat-containing protein gives MKKPKGLFRFISQHAFSATIALAAGPAYADLTWDQAGPTDNWDTSAPNTNWLPGNVVWTQNENAIFNGTAETITVTSANTFNNLTFGSTGFIIANGAGSLNLSDDLASTITVTNAADTATVAESLADNVADFSSLTKAGAGTLVLSGTNTYGDPTFVTAGTLRTASTTALGAGGTAAETIVSSGATVDLNGQAITNNEIFQIAGTGVGGNGALINNAGTQLNAVNRLELTADATIGGTGRWDIRPGSTPTLDLAGFTLSKTGANVIALVGTEITNGNIAINAGVLSVETTSLLQGTGTVTINSGGTFGFYQNTAGNVTRPIVSNNGTFANQGLAGTIDSPITMVGGTTINSNGVVSIFTGNITGSGPLLSIGTGTTDLRGNNTYTGGTNIGTTTAGGGTLLLNYVTNNNSKLGGGDLTFANNGTITLDGGTFAESVAATHLGGASANITRTSGTATINLGPVDRTLRGSLNVGSGGIALTSTGTASSLIVDSITGAPYVTVGADWGAKDAANSTIVGVSTLGGYTPFVTGTVTLSGIADLTSGTAGTYTLGGNSNTTAIRNTAIAGNTIALAGFTLTTGGYLSNGNTTISGAGAITPAIAGGELVLNQTAGTTTIISNLSNNTSASSVTKTGAGTIAVSGTQSYTGVTNVVQGTFQMGSTTGQNGAAGVLSTSGINVSPGATFNLGAGTLSATQNITGGGNFQKGGNFLTNGTINGTNNNYTGSTAVNVNTLTVGTGAVINGTSGISIATNNNAVLSNNGSITTLGALTMGGGSAVAGIFNNNSTGIFNVGSIAMSAGSSGTNNGTITNTGAFTANGTFTNNGTLTTGALTVGGVFNVGASSSFTDTAGTIVINSGGAVTFGSTSHLASIAANGITINTGGSFAAPMSVPAILASGKIVSTSAGSVAFSGDTSESIDLTGFNALALGATGTVTYSGTFTPVAGGYRFGGGPTSNLTITSPLSGANSLTQSGPGRTTLTAANTYSGTTTVSLGTLAIGNTGSIDGGAVTITGGTLAVIGGGTLNATSGGSVSIGAGNLVTASVNNIGTSFSTIALTGAGVTGLQYVGAGETTNRILGFNTAAAGGVVTASGSGLLTFSSPAFTSATAAFGVTFNGQGAGSFVGIIQPSPTQLINFNKQGVGTWTLTGLNNLKAGAFRADGGVLNFASTATTGTGANAATITRAAANGGALTIASGASVITSTANTAGILGGWATFGGNTWAVTNGNAAPITGLATFTNDWLTATGNADITATNTSGALTVNSLRFNTAAAVTQTLSGANVITSGGILVTPAVGANTTTITGGTSLGSGTTDLIIHQNNTAGGLTIASLITGTTGVTKTGAGTLTFNSLKSYTGVTNILAGTLDLTGGGGSAGTIRGTANVATGATLRLSVGDATGYATDATRLSTINLLGGTMNVNSTSNQTLGNATINMTGGFITGAANMNLDFFAGSSTLNTLPSGTVSVISGVGLSPLRQGNTTFTVAQGYTTSGIDLEIQSTLQNGAANAAFIKAGTGTLALSGANTMVAANQTWLISGGTLMVGSGGTTGTLGIMNVTNNARLAFNRSDTAGTFANVISGTGAVAQVGTGKTTLTGANTYTGATTVFAGTLGGTGSPGSALTVNSFGTLAPGNGIGNFASTSATFASGGTLALEINSTAITADRLVASGAVNLGGSTASFTEIGAGAVPGGTKLTIIDYTGGSLTGTFSGLANGASVVVGANTFIIDYNDASKVTLTASAGSPYSTWIATYFPSDTGNPAIVGTAADPDNDGQANSLEFALGGDPKSGSDNAKIYQFKADGSIDGDSTPELLMTIAVRSGTPAFGPGPSPTAVMDGFTYTIQGSTNLVSFTEAVTPVSPVVTNLPDAPTGYEYRTFSLDGSNGFPTKGFLRVSVTNL, from the coding sequence ATGAAAAAACCTAAAGGACTATTCCGCTTCATTTCGCAGCACGCGTTCTCCGCGACAATTGCGCTCGCCGCCGGCCCGGCCTATGCCGATCTGACCTGGGATCAGGCAGGCCCCACCGACAACTGGGACACCTCCGCCCCCAACACCAACTGGCTGCCCGGCAACGTCGTCTGGACCCAGAACGAGAACGCGATTTTCAACGGCACCGCCGAGACGATCACCGTCACCTCGGCCAATACGTTCAACAACCTGACCTTCGGCTCGACCGGCTTCATCATCGCCAATGGTGCCGGCTCCCTCAATCTGTCGGATGACTTGGCAAGCACCATCACGGTGACCAACGCCGCCGATACCGCCACGGTCGCGGAGTCGCTGGCCGACAACGTCGCCGATTTCAGTTCGCTCACCAAAGCAGGTGCCGGCACCCTCGTCCTCAGCGGCACCAACACCTACGGCGACCCAACCTTCGTTACCGCGGGCACTTTGAGAACCGCATCGACCACCGCCCTTGGAGCGGGAGGAACGGCCGCGGAAACCATTGTTTCCAGCGGAGCCACGGTCGACCTCAACGGGCAAGCGATCACCAACAACGAAATTTTCCAGATCGCCGGGACCGGGGTCGGCGGTAACGGAGCCCTCATCAATAACGCGGGAACCCAGTTAAATGCGGTAAACCGCCTCGAACTCACGGCAGATGCGACGATCGGAGGCACCGGCCGCTGGGACATCCGCCCGGGATCAACTCCCACGCTCGATTTGGCTGGCTTCACCTTGAGCAAGACCGGAGCCAACGTGATCGCGCTCGTCGGCACTGAGATCACCAATGGAAACATCGCGATCAATGCTGGAGTCCTGAGCGTCGAGACCACCTCGCTGCTCCAAGGCACCGGCACCGTCACCATCAACAGTGGTGGCACCTTCGGATTCTACCAGAATACGGCAGGCAACGTCACCCGGCCGATTGTTTCCAACAACGGCACATTTGCCAACCAAGGCCTCGCCGGCACGATTGATAGTCCGATCACGATGGTCGGCGGCACCACCATCAATTCCAATGGAGTGGTCTCCATCTTCACTGGCAACATCACCGGCAGCGGTCCCTTGCTTTCCATCGGAACCGGAACCACGGATCTGCGGGGAAACAATACCTACACTGGAGGCACCAACATCGGCACGACGACTGCCGGCGGCGGCACCTTGCTGCTGAACTATGTCACCAACAACAATTCCAAGCTGGGTGGAGGTGATCTCACCTTCGCGAACAACGGCACCATCACCCTCGATGGCGGCACTTTCGCCGAATCCGTGGCCGCCACCCATCTCGGAGGCGCGTCCGCGAACATCACACGGACCTCCGGCACCGCCACGATCAACCTGGGCCCCGTCGACCGGACGCTACGAGGCTCGCTCAATGTCGGGTCGGGCGGAATCGCCCTGACTTCAACCGGCACCGCCTCGAGCCTCATCGTGGATTCTATCACCGGCGCGCCCTACGTCACCGTCGGCGCGGATTGGGGTGCCAAGGATGCCGCTAACAGCACCATCGTCGGCGTGTCCACTCTCGGTGGATACACCCCCTTCGTGACCGGCACCGTGACGCTGTCCGGTATCGCCGATCTCACTTCGGGCACCGCTGGCACCTACACCCTCGGTGGCAACTCGAACACGACGGCGATCCGCAACACCGCGATTGCCGGAAACACGATTGCCTTGGCCGGGTTCACGCTGACCACCGGCGGTTACCTTTCCAATGGGAACACCACCATCTCGGGTGCCGGCGCGATCACTCCCGCCATCGCCGGAGGCGAACTCGTGCTGAACCAGACGGCCGGCACGACCACGATCATCTCGAACCTCTCCAACAACACGTCCGCATCCTCCGTGACCAAGACCGGCGCGGGCACCATCGCTGTGAGCGGCACGCAGAGCTACACCGGTGTCACCAATGTCGTGCAAGGCACCTTCCAAATGGGATCCACGACAGGACAGAACGGCGCGGCAGGCGTCCTCTCCACCAGCGGCATCAATGTCAGCCCGGGCGCAACCTTCAACCTTGGTGCGGGAACGCTGAGCGCCACCCAGAACATCACCGGAGGCGGCAATTTCCAAAAGGGCGGCAACTTCCTGACCAACGGGACGATCAACGGAACAAACAACAACTACACCGGCAGCACCGCCGTCAATGTCAACACCCTCACGGTGGGCACTGGCGCCGTGATCAACGGCACCAGCGGCATCTCCATCGCCACCAACAACAACGCCGTCCTTTCTAACAACGGCAGCATCACCACGCTCGGCGCCCTCACGATGGGCGGCGGTAGTGCCGTGGCCGGCATCTTCAACAACAACAGCACCGGCATCTTCAACGTCGGTTCCATCGCAATGTCCGCCGGCAGCTCGGGGACCAACAACGGAACGATCACCAATACCGGAGCCTTCACTGCCAACGGGACCTTCACCAACAACGGCACCCTGACGACCGGTGCGCTCACCGTCGGCGGGGTCTTCAACGTCGGTGCAAGCTCTTCCTTCACCGACACTGCGGGCACCATCGTCATCAATAGCGGAGGCGCGGTCACCTTTGGCAGCACTTCCCACCTGGCGTCCATCGCGGCGAACGGCATCACCATCAATACCGGCGGTTCCTTCGCCGCTCCGATGTCCGTCCCCGCCATTCTCGCATCCGGCAAGATCGTCAGCACCTCGGCGGGATCCGTTGCCTTTTCAGGGGATACTTCGGAAAGCATCGACTTGACCGGATTCAATGCCCTGGCACTCGGGGCTACCGGGACTGTGACCTACTCCGGTACGTTCACACCCGTCGCGGGGGGATATCGTTTTGGCGGAGGTCCTACCTCGAATCTCACCATCACGTCTCCTTTGAGCGGTGCCAACAGCCTCACGCAGTCCGGCCCGGGCCGCACCACCCTTACCGCAGCCAATACCTATTCGGGTACGACCACTGTGTCTTTGGGAACCCTGGCCATCGGCAATACCGGTTCCATTGATGGCGGTGCGGTCACCATCACCGGTGGCACACTGGCAGTGATCGGCGGCGGCACCTTGAACGCCACCTCCGGCGGCAGTGTTTCCATCGGCGCGGGCAATCTCGTCACGGCTTCGGTGAACAACATCGGTACTTCCTTCAGCACGATCGCCCTCACGGGAGCCGGTGTCACCGGTTTGCAGTATGTCGGCGCGGGTGAGACCACAAACCGCATCCTGGGTTTCAACACCGCCGCCGCGGGGGGTGTCGTCACCGCTAGCGGGTCGGGACTGCTGACCTTCTCCAGCCCTGCCTTCACTAGCGCTACCGCCGCGTTCGGGGTTACCTTCAATGGTCAGGGCGCTGGCAGCTTTGTCGGCATCATCCAGCCTTCCCCCACGCAGCTCATCAACTTCAACAAGCAGGGAGTGGGCACCTGGACGCTCACCGGCCTCAATAACCTGAAAGCAGGAGCCTTCCGCGCCGATGGCGGCGTGCTGAACTTCGCCTCCACTGCCACCACCGGCACCGGTGCCAATGCCGCGACGATCACCCGCGCCGCAGCCAACGGAGGTGCCCTGACCATCGCCAGCGGAGCGAGCGTCATCACCTCCACGGCCAACACCGCCGGCATCCTCGGCGGCTGGGCAACCTTCGGAGGCAACACATGGGCAGTCACCAACGGCAATGCGGCTCCAATCACGGGTCTCGCCACCTTCACCAATGACTGGCTCACGGCCACGGGAAATGCGGACATCACCGCGACCAATACTTCCGGCGCTCTGACGGTGAATTCGCTGCGCTTCAACACCGCCGCTGCTGTCACCCAAACGCTCTCCGGCGCGAATGTCATCACCAGCGGCGGCATCCTCGTCACCCCGGCCGTGGGAGCGAATACCACCACCATCACCGGCGGCACTTCGCTCGGAAGCGGCACCACCGATCTGATCATCCATCAGAACAACACCGCGGGAGGACTGACCATCGCTTCGCTCATCACCGGCACGACCGGAGTGACCAAAACCGGTGCGGGCACGCTTACCTTCAACTCCCTGAAAAGCTACACCGGCGTGACCAATATTCTCGCCGGCACGCTCGACCTCACCGGCGGAGGCGGCAGCGCCGGCACGATTCGCGGCACCGCCAATGTCGCCACCGGAGCCACCCTTCGCCTGAGTGTCGGCGATGCCACCGGCTACGCCACGGACGCCACTCGATTGAGCACCATCAACCTCCTCGGGGGAACGATGAATGTGAACTCGACAAGCAACCAGACGCTTGGCAACGCCACCATCAACATGACCGGTGGCTTCATCACCGGCGCCGCGAACATGAACCTCGACTTCTTCGCCGGGAGCTCGACGTTGAACACCCTCCCCTCGGGAACGGTCTCGGTCATCAGCGGCGTGGGTCTCTCACCGCTGCGCCAAGGCAACACCACATTCACGGTCGCCCAAGGATATACCACCAGCGGCATCGATCTGGAGATCCAGTCGACCTTGCAAAACGGTGCCGCCAATGCCGCATTCATCAAGGCTGGCACGGGCACGCTCGCCCTCTCCGGAGCCAACACCATGGTTGCGGCCAACCAAACCTGGCTCATCTCGGGAGGCACCCTGATGGTCGGCTCCGGTGGCACCACCGGCACGCTCGGCATCATGAACGTGACCAACAACGCTCGCCTCGCCTTCAACCGCAGTGACACCGCGGGCACCTTCGCCAACGTCATCTCCGGCACCGGCGCAGTGGCGCAGGTTGGCACCGGCAAAACCACCCTCACCGGGGCCAACACCTACACCGGTGCCACCACCGTCTTTGCCGGAACCCTCGGCGGAACCGGCTCCCCCGGGTCGGCATTGACGGTCAACAGCTTCGGCACCCTCGCTCCCGGCAACGGTATCGGCAACTTCGCCAGCACCTCCGCCACCTTCGCGAGCGGCGGCACCCTCGCACTCGAGATCAACAGCACCGCCATTACCGCTGATCGGCTCGTCGCTTCCGGTGCAGTCAACCTCGGCGGCTCCACCGCCTCCTTCACCGAAATCGGCGCGGGTGCAGTCCCCGGCGGCACCAAGCTGACGATCATCGACTACACCGGTGGCTCGCTCACCGGCACCTTCTCGGGCCTCGCGAACGGTGCGAGCGTGGTGGTCGGAGCGAACACCTTCATCATCGACTACAACGATGCCTCGAAGGTCACCCTCACCGCGTCGGCCGGTTCGCCTTACAGCACTTGGATCGCCACTTATTTCCCAAGTGATACCGGCAATCCCGCCATCGTCGGAACCGCCGCGGACCCCGACAACGACGGACAAGCGAACTCGCTCGAATTCGCCCTCGGCGGAGATCCGAAGAGCGGCAGTGACAATGCCAAGATCTATCAATTCAAGGCCGACGGCAGCATCGATGGCGATTCCACTCCGGAACTCCTCATGACCATCGCCGTGCGCAGCGGCACCCCGGCATTCGGCCCTGGCCCGTCGCCAACCGCTGTGATGGATGGATTCACCTACACCATCCAAGGCAGCACCAACCTGGTCAGCTTCACGGAGGCCGTGACTCCCGTCTCCCCCGTGGTCACCAACCTGCCAGACGCACCCACCGGCTACGAATACCGGACGTTCAGCCTCGACGGATCAAACGGATTCCCCACCAAGGGCTTCCTCCGCGTGAGCGTGACGAACCTGTAA